In Clostridium sp. JN-1, one genomic interval encodes:
- a CDS encoding type I restriction-modification enzyme R subunit C-terminal domain-containing protein, protein MERNTFSLFSCDNGDPTFNFSIEDAWNHVPPYLIEPRVIDATTDFLRKGIKYNEMTEEQRQEIDEEGYDGCEINYDKKELEKKITNKDTNRYILRTLMEKGIKAGDYIGKTIIFAKNKKHANLLDSLFNELYPQYKGKLTAVIYSEIKDKSVLIENFKEQDFPRIAISVDLLDTGIDVPEITNLVFAKPIYSKVKFWQMLGRGTRRCENLFGEGKDKKEFAIFDCYKNFEFFEMHTKGYEPKPQKTSIQVRFETMCRLLKKFKEKRELDICEVFASKLKADINELPENSIEIKKNRKKIEQVKKEEYWNNLSDDFIKKLKLEISPLIEWIESNDNSDAVGFDNSIYRIMLYKISDDKDNLIREINETIKKLSKLKLNLNQFDGTRELVKTLLQPSGWQDLSYERLEKIRLSIRDLMKYKGESSNTFVVLDVKDTGSIVKEISAGSVLYGGNMEPYEKRVKLAIEEKLRDQIVIHKIRKGEKLSQDEMQSVYSIFGEDFVYSIDELSSKTDIDKEDIVGIIRKFVGVDEVELNKRFEEFIQKHHNKMNSTQIKTLEIIKNDIAKNRGISFAALFAEPYTNFNQNGVDGIFGKMADDVFELIAPFRASYIS, encoded by the coding sequence ATTGAAAGAAATACTTTTAGTTTGTTTAGCTGTGATAATGGTGATCCAACATTTAATTTTTCCATTGAAGATGCATGGAATCATGTACCACCATATTTAATTGAACCTAGAGTTATAGATGCTACTACAGATTTTTTAAGAAAAGGTATTAAATATAATGAAATGACAGAAGAACAGAGACAAGAGATAGATGAAGAAGGATATGATGGCTGCGAAATAAACTATGATAAGAAAGAGCTGGAAAAGAAGATTACTAACAAAGATACTAACAGATATATACTGAGGACATTAATGGAAAAGGGAATAAAGGCAGGAGACTACATTGGTAAAACCATAATATTTGCTAAAAATAAGAAGCATGCTAATCTTTTAGACTCGCTATTTAATGAACTTTATCCTCAATATAAAGGCAAGCTTACAGCGGTAATTTATTCTGAGATAAAAGATAAATCTGTTTTAATAGAAAATTTTAAAGAACAAGATTTTCCTAGAATAGCTATTTCAGTAGATTTGCTTGATACAGGTATAGATGTGCCTGAGATTACTAACTTAGTTTTTGCCAAGCCTATTTATTCAAAAGTTAAGTTTTGGCAGATGCTAGGTAGAGGAACTAGAAGGTGTGAAAACCTGTTTGGAGAAGGAAAGGATAAAAAGGAATTTGCTATTTTTGATTGTTATAAAAACTTTGAATTCTTTGAAATGCATACAAAAGGATATGAACCAAAGCCGCAGAAAACTTCTATTCAAGTGAGATTTGAAACTATGTGCAGGCTTTTAAAAAAATTTAAAGAAAAGAGAGAATTGGATATATGTGAGGTATTCGCATCTAAATTGAAGGCAGATATAAATGAATTACCAGAGAATAGTATAGAAATTAAAAAGAATAGAAAGAAAATAGAACAGGTTAAAAAGGAAGAATATTGGAACAATTTAAGTGATGATTTCATTAAAAAATTAAAGCTTGAAATTTCACCATTAATAGAATGGATAGAAAGTAATGATAATTCAGATGCAGTAGGCTTTGATAACTCTATTTATAGAATTATGCTTTATAAGATTTCTGATGATAAAGATAACTTAATAAGAGAAATAAATGAAACGATTAAAAAACTTTCAAAATTAAAGCTTAACTTGAATCAATTTGATGGCACCAGGGAACTTGTAAAGACATTATTACAGCCTTCTGGCTGGCAGGATTTAAGCTATGAAAGACTAGAAAAAATCAGATTGAGTATTAGAGATCTTATGAAATATAAAGGAGAAAGCAGCAATACTTTTGTAGTACTTGATGTAAAAGATACAGGCTCAATAGTTAAAGAAATTAGTGCAGGTTCAGTACTTTATGGAGGTAATATGGAACCTTATGAAAAGAGAGTAAAGCTTGCCATAGAGGAAAAATTAAGAGATCAAATTGTAATTCATAAGATTAGAAAAGGTGAAAAATTGTCGCAAGATGAGATGCAAAGTGTATATTCCATATTTGGTGAAGATTTTGTATACAGTATTGATGAGCTTTCAAGCAAAACAGATATTGACAAAGAAGATATAGTTGGTATAATAAGAAAGTTTGTTGGTGTTGATGAAGTTGAGCTTAATAAAAGATTTGAAGAGTTCATTCAAAAACATCATAATAAAATGAATTCAACACAAATAAAAACCTTAGAAATAATAAAAAATGATATTGCTAAAAATAGAGGAATATCTTTTGCAGCATTATTTGCAGAACCATATACAAACTTTAATCAAAATGGTGTAGATGGCATATTTGGCAAAATGGCTGATGATGTATTTGAGCTGATTGCGCCATTTAGAGCATCATATATTTCTTAG
- a CDS encoding class I SAM-dependent DNA methyltransferase — MLNGEIKSKIDRLWNNFWSGGISNPLTVIEQISYLLFIKRLDDIDNAKEKMANRIGKPYASVFPEELMKWSEFRHLDVNEVFDIVSQKVFPFIKTMGGEDSSFTAEMKDAVFIIPKPSLLQESIRIIDGINMEDADTKGDLYEYLLSKLSVSGVNGQFRTPRHIIRMMVELMDPTAEDKICDPACGTAGFLINSLEYILEKYTKPESVFKDEEGIIHKRIGDMMNSSEWEHFRTSMFYGFDFDPSMVRIACMNLMLHSIDNPNVVQSDSLSKRYEEENKYNLVLANPPFKGSIDKGDISKSLAKGASTTKTELLFIKLINRILDLGGRCAVIVPDGVLFGSTKAHKEVRKSLVENNALEGVISMPSGVFKPYAGVSTAVLMFTKGGQTDKVWFYDMQSDGFSLDDKRNKLDNDGDIPDIIEKWRAIKKDNTLEPTKDDKWFWVEKEEIASNGYDLSINKYKEIEYEEVVYEKPEVILNKIEALEKSILEDIAVIKGMVK, encoded by the coding sequence ATGTTAAACGGAGAGATAAAAAGTAAAATTGATAGACTATGGAATAATTTCTGGTCAGGGGGAATATCTAACCCATTAACTGTAATAGAACAAATATCTTATCTTTTGTTTATTAAAAGATTAGATGATATTGATAATGCAAAAGAAAAAATGGCTAATAGAATTGGAAAGCCATATGCTTCAGTATTTCCGGAGGAGTTAATGAAATGGAGTGAATTCAGACATTTAGATGTAAATGAAGTGTTTGATATAGTATCACAAAAGGTTTTTCCATTTATAAAAACTATGGGCGGTGAGGATTCCAGCTTTACGGCAGAAATGAAGGATGCTGTATTTATAATACCTAAACCATCACTACTTCAAGAATCGATAAGAATTATTGATGGAATAAACATGGAAGATGCAGATACTAAAGGTGATCTATATGAATATCTATTATCCAAGCTTTCAGTATCGGGAGTAAATGGACAGTTTAGAACACCGAGACATATCATTAGAATGATGGTTGAATTAATGGATCCCACAGCAGAGGATAAAATATGTGACCCGGCTTGTGGAACAGCAGGGTTTTTAATAAATTCACTGGAGTATATATTAGAAAAGTATACAAAACCAGAAAGTGTATTCAAGGATGAAGAAGGTATTATACATAAAAGAATTGGGGATATGATGAATAGCTCAGAGTGGGAGCACTTTAGAACGTCTATGTTTTATGGATTTGATTTTGACCCATCCATGGTTAGAATAGCTTGCATGAACTTGATGCTCCACAGTATAGACAATCCTAATGTAGTGCAAAGTGATAGTTTATCTAAGAGATATGAAGAAGAAAACAAATATAATTTAGTTTTAGCAAATCCACCTTTTAAGGGCAGTATAGATAAAGGAGATATCAGTAAGTCACTAGCTAAAGGTGCAAGTACTACAAAAACAGAACTTTTATTTATAAAACTTATAAATAGAATATTGGACTTAGGTGGAAGATGTGCAGTAATAGTACCAGATGGAGTGCTATTTGGATCGACTAAGGCCCATAAAGAAGTTAGGAAAAGCCTAGTAGAAAACAATGCACTAGAAGGAGTTATATCCATGCCTTCAGGAGTATTTAAGCCTTATGCAGGAGTTTCCACAGCTGTGCTTATGTTTACAAAAGGCGGACAAACAGACAAAGTATGGTTTTATGATATGCAAAGTGATGGATTCTCACTAGATGATAAGAGAAATAAGCTTGATAATGATGGAGATATTCCAGATATAATTGAAAAGTGGAGAGCTATTAAAAAAGATAATACTTTAGAACCTACTAAAGATGATAAATGGTTCTGGGTAGAAAAAGAAGAAATAGCTAGTAATGGTTATGACCTTTCTATAAATAAGTATAAGGAAATAGAATATGAAGAAGTGGTATATGAAAAGCCAGAGGTTATACTTAATAAGATTGAGGCTTTAGAAAAATCAATTTTAGAAGATATAGCTGTGATAAAGGGAATGGTGAAGTAA
- a CDS encoding restriction endonuclease subunit S has product MKNIKLPDGWKIEKLCDLAIISAGQGAPQKESDYGDEGYPFIKVSNLEFLCNGGSEREIPKINNSIASDKKLRLYDKGTIIFAKSGMSCMKERVYALNESCYIVNHLACVTPKDINSKYLVYFLRKNPPTRLIKDLSYPSIRLSDIEKMKITVPPLKTQKKIVEVLEKSEDTIKNRKEAIKLLDELVKSRFIEMFGSSEDATAMELNNICLKITDGTHQSPQFVSAGVPFLFVSNIVNNKINYKTEKFITREEYQLLIKRTPIEIGDVLLTIVGSYGNPAVVESAKEFCFQRHIAYIKPNKKQINSYYLHAALQTPYVRRQIDTRVKGIAQKTLNLSELKKIRINIPKIEKQNDFGRFYKQVDKLKFEMENSLKGLKDNFNSLMQKAFKGELFN; this is encoded by the coding sequence ATGAAGAATATTAAGTTACCTGATGGATGGAAAATAGAGAAATTATGTGATTTAGCTATAATATCAGCAGGTCAAGGAGCTCCACAAAAAGAATCAGATTATGGGGATGAAGGATATCCATTTATAAAGGTTAGTAATTTAGAATTCCTTTGTAATGGAGGAAGCGAAAGAGAGATACCTAAAATTAATAACAGTATAGCATCTGATAAAAAATTAAGATTATATGATAAGGGAACAATAATATTTGCAAAAAGTGGAATGTCTTGTATGAAGGAAAGAGTTTATGCATTAAATGAGTCATGTTATATAGTTAATCACTTAGCATGTGTGACTCCTAAAGATATCAATAGTAAGTATCTAGTATATTTTTTGAGAAAAAATCCACCTACGAGACTAATTAAAGATCTATCTTATCCATCAATAAGATTGTCTGATATAGAAAAGATGAAGATAACTGTTCCTCCATTAAAAACCCAAAAGAAAATAGTTGAGGTTTTAGAAAAGTCTGAAGATACTATAAAAAATAGAAAAGAAGCAATTAAATTATTAGATGAATTAGTCAAATCGAGATTTATCGAGATGTTTGGTTCAAGTGAAGATGCAACTGCAATGGAGTTAAATAATATATGTTTAAAGATTACTGACGGCACGCATCAATCTCCACAATTTGTAAGCGCGGGTGTGCCATTTTTATTTGTATCTAATATAGTTAATAATAAAATTAACTATAAAACTGAAAAGTTTATAACAAGGGAAGAGTATCAATTGCTTATAAAAAGGACACCAATTGAAATAGGAGATGTTTTATTAACTATTGTTGGATCTTATGGAAATCCAGCTGTTGTAGAATCAGCGAAAGAATTTTGCTTTCAAAGACATATAGCATATATTAAACCTAACAAAAAGCAAATTAATAGTTATTACTTGCATGCAGCATTACAAACGCCTTACGTTAGAAGGCAGATTGATACCAGGGTAAAAGGTATTGCACAGAAAACTTTAAATCTGTCAGAACTTAAAAAAATTAGAATTAATATTCCTAAAATAGAAAAGCAGAATGACTTCGGAAGGTTTTATAAGCAAGTCGACAAATTGAAATTTGAAATGGAGAATAGTCTAAAAGGATTAAAGGACAACTTTAATTCACTGATGCAAAAGGCTTTTAAAGGGGAATTATTTAATTAG
- the xerA gene encoding site-specific tyrosine recombinase/integron integrase — protein sequence MVEKLIVQIEQEMINLLDNMQMEALNKVLLKNLQGLAFTDEANNKNLESEETDYCNIFICAKQVEGCSEKSLKYYKSTIENMLKTLNKPVKHIITGDLRGYLAEYHKRSDCSKVTIDNIRRILSTFFSWLEDENYILKSPVRRIHKIRTGKIVKEIYTDENLEIMRDNCKEIRDLAIIDLLNSTGMRVGELVKLNIDDIDFNERECIVEGKGDKQRRVYFDARTKIHLKNYLNSRVDDNKALFVSLIEPYNRLNISGVEIRMRELGRRLNINRVHPHKFRRTLATRAIDKGMPIEQVQQLLGHQKIDTTLQYAMVNQNNVKNSHRKYIG from the coding sequence ATGGTAGAAAAGCTTATTGTTCAAATTGAACAGGAAATGATAAATTTACTTGATAATATGCAAATGGAAGCACTTAATAAAGTTTTATTGAAAAATCTGCAGGGGTTAGCTTTTACAGATGAAGCTAATAATAAAAATTTAGAGAGTGAAGAAACAGATTATTGCAATATATTTATTTGTGCAAAGCAAGTAGAGGGCTGCTCAGAAAAATCTCTTAAGTATTATAAATCAACTATAGAAAATATGTTAAAAACCTTGAATAAACCAGTTAAGCATATTATAACAGGGGATTTAAGAGGATATTTAGCAGAATATCATAAAAGAAGTGATTGTAGCAAGGTCACTATTGATAATATTAGAAGAATTTTATCCACATTCTTTTCGTGGCTTGAGGATGAAAACTATATTTTAAAGAGTCCAGTAAGACGAATTCATAAAATAAGAACTGGGAAAATCGTAAAAGAAATATATACGGATGAGAATTTAGAAATAATGCGTGATAATTGTAAAGAAATCCGTGACCTTGCAATTATAGATTTGTTAAACTCTACTGGAATGCGTGTTGGAGAGTTAGTAAAATTAAATATTGATGATATAGATTTTAATGAGAGAGAATGTATTGTTGAAGGAAAAGGTGATAAGCAAAGAAGAGTTTATTTTGATGCAAGGACAAAAATACATTTGAAAAATTATCTTAATAGTAGAGTTGATGATAATAAAGCATTATTTGTATCACTAATAGAACCATATAATAGGTTAAATATTAGTGGAGTTGAAATTAGAATGAGGGAGCTTGGCAGAAGGCTTAATATTAATAGAGTTCACCCACATAAATTTAGAAGAACACTTGCAACAAGAGCTATTGATAAAGGAATGCCGATAGAGCAGGTGCAGCAACTTTTAGGACATCAGAAGATAGATACAACACTTCAGTATGCAATGGTAAATCAAAATAATGTTAAGAATTCACATCGAAAATATATTGGATAG
- a CDS encoding restriction endonuclease subunit S encodes MNWEIKTVIDVCDCMVPGRDKPKSFTGSTPWITIDDLNVNSVTYKSRSSLGLTDDEINEVKRKKVPKGSVLMSCVGNLGICSIAGEKMVINQQLHSFQCKDINNFFLMYYLEFRKDYMMSQASSTTVLYMNKTVCNSIPVYLPPIELQNQFACFVNQVDKLKFEMKKSLEKLEFN; translated from the coding sequence ATGAACTGGGAGATTAAGACCGTGATTGACGTATGTGATTGTATGGTGCCAGGAAGAGATAAACCTAAGAGTTTTACTGGGAGTACACCTTGGATTACAATAGATGATTTGAATGTTAATAGTGTTACATATAAATCTAGATCAAGCCTAGGATTAACAGACGATGAAATAAATGAGGTAAAGCGAAAAAAAGTTCCTAAAGGTAGTGTATTGATGAGTTGTGTCGGGAATTTAGGTATTTGCTCTATTGCAGGCGAGAAAATGGTTATCAACCAGCAATTGCATTCATTTCAGTGTAAAGATATTAATAATTTCTTTTTAATGTATTACTTAGAATTCAGGAAAGATTATATGATGTCACAGGCGAGTAGTACTACAGTTTTATATATGAATAAAACTGTATGTAATTCTATTCCAGTATATCTTCCACCAATAGAACTTCAAAACCAATTTGCATGTTTTGTTAACCAAGTCGACAAATTGAAATTTGAAATGAAGAAGAGTTTAGAAAAATTAGAATTTAATTAG
- a CDS encoding PTS sugar transporter subunit IIA — translation MLCDLLNKDTIQIDNNAHMSWEDAIRKAAIPLLKNNSIEDEYVDAMIDSVKENGPYINIGQGIALAHSRPENGVHKIAVSLLRTYPAVSLVNDDHKIELWFVLSAVDNNSHLKVIQRLAEILGDQEKVSHMLSAENVDEIVNIINLNKKER, via the coding sequence ATGCTATGTGATTTATTAAATAAGGATACTATTCAAATTGATAATAACGCCCATATGAGCTGGGAGGATGCTATTCGAAAAGCAGCTATTCCACTATTAAAAAATAATAGCATTGAAGACGAGTATGTAGATGCTATGATTGATTCTGTAAAAGAAAATGGTCCTTATATCAATATAGGACAAGGTATTGCACTTGCACATTCTCGTCCAGAAAATGGAGTTCATAAAATTGCAGTTTCTCTTTTAAGGACATATCCAGCTGTCAGCCTAGTAAACGATGATCATAAAATCGAACTATGGTTTGTATTATCAGCTGTGGATAACAACAGTCATTTAAAAGTAATTCAACGATTAGCAGAAATATTAGGAGATCAAGAAAAAGTCAGCCATATGCTGTCTGCAGAAAATGTTGACGAAATAGTAAATATTATTAATTTAAATAAAAAGGAGAGATAA
- a CDS encoding PTS sugar transporter subunit IIB has protein sequence MKIIAVCQSGLGSSFMVQMNIQQVLQEEGVNADNIQLEHSDVGSVTAESADYFFVESTLAGALSSIPKDKIVSLKSLIDKEEIRKQINKILDKENIIHS, from the coding sequence ATGAAAATTATTGCAGTATGCCAAAGTGGACTAGGAAGTAGTTTTATGGTTCAAATGAATATTCAACAAGTTTTGCAAGAGGAAGGAGTTAATGCAGATAATATTCAACTGGAACACAGTGATGTAGGTAGTGTTACAGCTGAATCAGCAGATTACTTCTTTGTTGAATCAACTCTTGCCGGAGCACTAAGCAGTATTCCTAAAGATAAAATTGTATCACTAAAAAGTCTAATTGATAAAGAAGAAATAAGAAAACAAATAAACAAAATTTTGGATAAAGAAAATATAATCCATTCTTAA
- a CDS encoding PTS ascorbate transporter subunit IIC gives MKSLLNLFVSIATQPAILVALIAMLGLILQNKKPTEIIQGTIKTFAGFLVLIGGAGILSNSLAPFAAMFKFALHVQGVVPSNEAVVAIALVKYGTTTALIMLVGMIVNIALARFTRFKYIFLTGQAMLYVSCLTAVILVSANLGTGIETILLGGLFEGTLLTITPALCQPFMRKITGGDAVAMGHTGNIGYAISGLIGKCFGDNKQSTEDLNVPKSLSFLRDSTVSITLLMSIVYIALAIVAGPSFVESKLSSGTNFIVYALVQAGTFAAGFIVVLQGVRMILAEIVPAFQGIAKKLVPNSKPALDVPIIFPYAPNAVLIGFFVSFIVGTISMFIMIAMGTTVIIPGVVGHFFCGAAAAVYGNATGGKRGAVLGSAVNGLLISWLPLFILPVLGNLKLAASTFADTDYLIPGIILGKIGSYGQSALIFSIIAFTLIVVLLSFILDSRSKKKITEE, from the coding sequence ATGAAATCTTTATTAAATTTATTCGTATCTATTGCAACTCAACCTGCTATTTTAGTTGCTTTAATTGCAATGTTAGGTCTTATTTTGCAAAACAAAAAACCAACTGAAATAATTCAAGGTACAATTAAAACTTTTGCTGGTTTCCTAGTTTTAATTGGAGGTGCAGGTATTTTAAGTAATTCTTTAGCACCTTTTGCCGCAATGTTTAAATTTGCACTGCATGTTCAAGGTGTTGTTCCAAGTAATGAAGCAGTCGTTGCAATTGCTTTAGTCAAATACGGAACTACAACAGCACTTATAATGTTAGTCGGAATGATTGTTAATATTGCATTAGCTCGTTTTACAAGATTTAAATATATTTTTCTAACTGGTCAGGCAATGCTGTATGTTTCATGTTTGACTGCAGTTATTTTAGTAAGTGCTAACTTAGGAACTGGCATAGAAACAATCTTACTTGGGGGATTATTTGAAGGAACATTATTGACCATTACACCTGCATTATGCCAGCCATTTATGCGTAAAATTACAGGCGGCGATGCTGTTGCAATGGGACATACCGGAAATATAGGATATGCCATTTCTGGATTAATTGGTAAGTGTTTTGGAGATAATAAACAAAGTACTGAAGATTTGAATGTTCCTAAAAGTTTAAGCTTTTTACGTGATTCAACGGTCTCAATTACTTTGTTGATGTCCATAGTTTACATTGCTCTAGCTATTGTTGCAGGTCCAAGTTTTGTTGAAAGCAAGTTGAGTTCAGGTACTAACTTTATCGTATATGCCCTTGTTCAAGCGGGAACTTTTGCAGCTGGATTTATCGTAGTTCTTCAGGGAGTCCGCATGATTTTAGCAGAAATTGTACCTGCTTTTCAAGGCATTGCTAAAAAGCTAGTTCCAAACTCTAAACCGGCATTAGACGTACCAATTATATTTCCATATGCACCAAATGCTGTTTTAATTGGTTTCTTTGTAAGTTTTATTGTAGGTACTATAAGTATGTTTATAATGATTGCTATGGGGACAACAGTTATTATTCCAGGTGTGGTTGGACACTTCTTTTGCGGTGCAGCTGCTGCTGTTTACGGAAATGCAACTGGAGGAAAACGAGGTGCAGTACTTGGTTCAGCAGTTAACGGATTATTAATTAGCTGGCTGCCACTGTTTATTCTTCCTGTGCTCGGAAACTTAAAACTTGCTGCATCTACATTTGCAGATACAGATTACTTAATTCCAGGAATCATATTGGGTAAGATTGGATCTTACGGTCAATCAGCACTTATTTTTAGTATTATTGCATTTACACTCATAGTGGTTCTTTTAAGTTTTATACTAGATTCTCGCAGCAAGAAAAAAATAACAGAAGAATAG